Below is a genomic region from Caballeronia sp. SBC1.
TAAGAAAATTTTCGTGGTGGTGCCCGACGACGATCAAATTTACCTTAAGGCTATTTGCAAGGCGGGGAATCTCATCGAGGGGGTTTCCCGTAACAAGGTGCATGGTTGCGTTAACGTCCCACTCCCGAAGTCTGTCGATGCCTTTTTGAAGAACGGCTCGCGCGCCCTCTTCGTCGATGTCAAAACCGACTGAAGACAAGACATCGAATCCACGTGTCCAGCGCGCGCAATTGAAAATCGCGACTAAATGGGTCTCGGCTTTGAGTTGTTTCGCGAGCTCCGCGCCGCACCGCAAGGCGGCTTGTCCCTCCGGTGTAGCGTCATAGCAAAGCAGGATACGGTCAAATGAAGACATCAACGACTCCCAAGTCTCAATAGCTCACGTACCGAAGCGCACCCTCTGAAGCAGGCTCGCACGTCGCTAAAGACGTACGACGATTTCAAGCTACGTGAACAGCGGAACTGCTTCGATTAGTGCGAAACCGAGCAATACGCCAATCGTCGCGCTGACCAATTTCGGGTGCCATCGGTTCAGGTGCAGCGCTGTAAGAAGGCTACCGACCAGAATAACGCCGAGCAGCGCAAGGGCAGCCAGCAAATACCCAATTTCAAAGTCACTGCTGATGATCATGA
It encodes:
- a CDS encoding universal stress protein, which encodes MSSFDRILLCYDATPEGQAALRCGAELAKQLKAETHLVAIFNCARWTRGFDVLSSVGFDIDEEGARAVLQKGIDRLREWDVNATMHLVTGNPLDEIPRLANSLKVNLIVVGHHHENFLTRWWGGENHAQLLERVSCDVLFKSADPEQDNEILSPRTAPAVASEIS